Below is a genomic region from Effusibacillus pohliae DSM 22757.
TGCGACGCAAACCGACTCGAACGTCACGGTGAAATTTGAGGTGGACGGAGAAGAAAAGGAAGTCACGGCCGACTACCTGCTGGTGACGGTCGGACGGGTGCCCAACACGGACGAACTGGGACTTGACGAGATCGGACTGCAAAAAGACGAGCGCGGCTACATCAAGGTCGACAACCAATGCAGGACCAACATCGAAAATGTGTACGCGATCGGCGACATTGTGGCCGGACCGGCGTTGGCCCACAAGGCATCGTATGAAGGCAAGGTGGCGGCCGAAGTGATCGCCGGACATGCGAGCGCCGTCGATTACAAATGCATCCCGGCGATCGTGTTCTGCGATCCGGAAATCGCAAGCGTCGGGTTGAGCGAAACGGAAGCGAAGGAAAAAGGTTACTCGGTGACGACGGGCAAATTCAACTACGCCGCGAACGGCCGAGCCCTGTCTCTGAATGCAAATGAAGGATTCGTCAAACTCGTCGCGGACAAAGACAGCGGTGTCGTGCTTGGCGGGCAGATCGTCGGTCCGGGCGCACCCGATTTGATTGCGGAAATCGGTCTATCAATTGAGATGGGCGCGACCCTGGAGGATATCGCGTTGACGATCCACGCCCACCCGACGCTCGGCGAGATGGTGATGGAAGCAGCCGAGAACGCGCTTGGACAAGGTGTTCATACACTGACCAAGTAACTTGGGAAATCAACACGCTTGATCCCTGCAAGGGGTTGATCGAGGGCGCCGCCATGGCGCTCTTTTTGTATCGGCGTGGCGGAATGCACCCCACATATTTCTCCCGGGGTTCGGTTACCGTAAGACAGAACAGATTGTCTTACGGAAGGGTGTGGAGAGTACAAATGGCAAAAGAAGAACGGTATGCGGGCCACGGGTACAATTCGGAAGCGCTGCGGCGGGCGGCCGGGATTGTGGGGCAGGAAGTGTCAAAAGACGTCAACCGGTTGACAAAAGACGAAGAAGATCCGGAAGGCGCCCTGATGACCACGTATGTGCAGGTGATGGACGCTTACCGGGAAGGCACCATCGATGCAGCAATCGAAGATTCGTTGAACGAGGTCGACGCGATCCCGCGTACAGGATACGAACAGTAAATTGCAACAACCACACCACCACCGGTGTGGTTGTTTTTAGGGCCTCAAGACCCCGTGCTCTGATACTGCCGCAATCCCCACCGCCATGCAAAATAGGCTAAGCCGCACAAAATCACCGCCACCAGCGGCGATGCATAGGCGAGTGCCGGATGGTTCACTTTGTCCCATTTTCCAAGCAATAAGAGGCTAGGATAGTAGTTCATAAAGGCAAACGGCAAGATAAAAGTAACAATTGCTCTGACACTTCGCCCGAACATGTCGAGCGGGTATTGCTGTACAAGATTGAAGCTGAATTGCGTGGCTGCGTTGACGATCGCCTGCGAACGCGCGGTCTTGAACGCGATTGTCGACAGGATCAGCACGATCGACACTTCCACCGCCGTCGAAGCGGGCACGATCAGGGCGAACCACCCGAACATGCTCCATGACCAGTGCAACCCGAGCTTTTGGTAAGCGAGCGTCAGCATACTGGATGATAAGAGCAGGTCTCCCACGCCGAGATAATGCACTTCCCTTCCGAGAAACTGCACCAAGGGCGACGCTGGACGGGTCAAAAAGCCGTCAAACGTTCCCTGCACAATATAATCGTCGAGCAGCGAGATCTGCCGGAAGAAAATCGAGCGGAAGCTGTGACCCAACAACCACAGGTTATAAAGGAACACAATTTCCCAAAACGTCCATCCGTTCAAGTTTTCGAACCGTTGCAAGAGCACCCAGGTCGTCCCGAGCGTCGCTCCGTTTAACACAAACACCCCGAAGATGCCCATCAAAAAATCGGCCCTGTACTGCAACCGGGACAAAATCGACGCCCGTAACATCGCTCCGTATACGCGAAGCTGCTGCATCCTTATCCCCCCTGTACCACAAGCTGCCGTTGCATCCGGCTCCACACCAACCGCACGATCCCGTACAACACAACCGTCCAGATCGCCTGCTGCAGCACGGCATGCCAAACCGCTTCGCCGTTCAACTTGTGAATGTAAATAGACAGCGGCGTATAAAAAATCGACTGGAACGGCAAATATGCAATCACCTTTTGCATCGATTCCGGATACATCCAAAGCGGAATCAGTTGTCCCGACAAAAACCGCAACATCGCCCAGTAGGTGAAGAAAAAGCCGAGCAGATCCAGCGTTTTGAACGAAATCATACCGAACAAAAAATTGCAGAAAAACAGAATCAGCCAGGAGAACACAACGCTCAACAGAAACCAGCCAAACTGCCCGACATTTTGCGGTACCGTGAGATCCAACAGGATGTACGATGTAGCCACTGGCGGCAACACATAAAACACGGTCCGAGCCATTGCTTCTCCCGAATACCGTAGCAGCATGTGCAGCGGAAAATCGAGCGGGCGCAACAGATCGTTCGCAATCATTCCTGTCTTGATCTGGGTGGTCAAATAGTGATGCGGGCCGCTGTCGGTCGTCAGAATCATGTCGAGTATCACCCCGAGCACCGCATATGTGATCATCGCGTCCAGGTTGACGGAGCCGAAGATGTGCGGCGCTTGTCCGTATAAAACCCGCCAAAGCGTAAACACGACAAACATCTGGACAAACAGTGCAAACATCTCCGACCAGAAATTGAGCCGGTACGCGGACAGGTTGAGAAAGCTCTGGCGGCTAAACATCCAGAACAACTGCATGCGGATCCTCCTTAGCGCTGCCCGGCGCCTGTGAAGCAGCGGCGTCACTTGTGCCCTGTGGATGTTGTTTCCGTTCCATCCCTGATTCATAAATCTGGCGGACGACCGATTCGATTTCCGGCTCTTCCACCGTCAGGTCGCGAATCCGGTGTGTTCGGGCCAGTTCCAGCATCAATTGCGATGCGGAAACCTTGTCCTTGTCGAACGAAAGCCAGATGCGGCTGCCTTCCTGCCGCACCAGCCGGGCTTGCGGCAGATGTAAGCCGGCGGGATCCAGTTCGTCTTCCAGCTCGATCACCAGGGTCCGCTCGCCGCCAAATTGATGTTTCAAATTGTCGATCGAACCGTCGTACAAAATCCGGCCGTCGTCGATGATCATCACCCGGCTGCACAGTTTTTCGATGTCGGTCATGTCGTGCGTCGTCAGCAGCACCGTCACTTTCCGGTTCAGATTGATTTCGCGGATAAAGCTGCGTAATTTTTCTTTCGCCAGCACATCGACGCCAATCGTCGGCTCGTCGAGAAACAAAATCTCGGGATCGTGCAGCAGCGCCGCCGCCAAATCCGCCCGCATCCGTTGACCGAGCGACAGTTGGCGGACCGGTGTATGTTCGAACTCGTGCAAGTCCAGCAGCTCGCGGAACAGGTCGAGGTTGCGCCGGTAGCGATCGTCCGGAATCTTGTGGATCGTCTTCAGCACCCGGTAGGACTCGATCGGCGGAATGTCCCACCAGAGTTGGGTTTTTTGGCCAAACACCACGCCGATGTTTTTCGCATGCTGTTTGCGCTGCTTGTACGGAACCAGGCCGGCCACCCGGATGTCGCCCGATGTGGGCAGCAAAATCCCGGTCAGCATTTTGATCGAGGTCGATTTTCCGGCGCCGTTCGGGCCGATGTAGCCGACCAGCTCTCCTTTGTCGATCGTGAAGCTGATATCCTTGACGGCTGTATGCACCGTGTAGTTTGTGTTCCACAGGTTGCGGATGGAGGCGAAAGGGCCTTTTTTCGGAATCAGCCGCTTGAATTCCTTGCGCAGATGAGAGACTTCGATGATTGGCATGGCTCGTACTCTCCTCCCTCAAAGAATTAATGTTTTCTTCGTTTTTCTCGCCATTACGCATGTTTTCATCTTTCACGAACGAAGCGCTTGAGGATAATATTTGACGAA
It encodes:
- a CDS encoding ABC transporter ATP-binding protein; the encoded protein is MPIIEVSHLRKEFKRLIPKKGPFASIRNLWNTNYTVHTAVKDISFTIDKGELVGYIGPNGAGKSTSIKMLTGILLPTSGDIRVAGLVPYKQRKQHAKNIGVVFGQKTQLWWDIPPIESYRVLKTIHKIPDDRYRRNLDLFRELLDLHEFEHTPVRQLSLGQRMRADLAAALLHDPEILFLDEPTIGVDVLAKEKLRSFIREINLNRKVTVLLTTHDMTDIEKLCSRVMIIDDGRILYDGSIDNLKHQFGGERTLVIELEDELDPAGLHLPQARLVRQEGSRIWLSFDKDKVSASQLMLELARTHRIRDLTVEEPEIESVVRQIYESGMERKQHPQGTSDAAASQAPGSAKEDPHAVVLDV
- a CDS encoding ABC transporter permease, encoding MQLFWMFSRQSFLNLSAYRLNFWSEMFALFVQMFVVFTLWRVLYGQAPHIFGSVNLDAMITYAVLGVILDMILTTDSGPHHYLTTQIKTGMIANDLLRPLDFPLHMLLRYSGEAMARTVFYVLPPVATSYILLDLTVPQNVGQFGWFLLSVVFSWLILFFCNFLFGMISFKTLDLLGFFFTYWAMLRFLSGQLIPLWMYPESMQKVIAYLPFQSIFYTPLSIYIHKLNGEAVWHAVLQQAIWTVVLYGIVRLVWSRMQRQLVVQGG
- a CDS encoding ABC transporter permease, translating into MQQLRVYGAMLRASILSRLQYRADFLMGIFGVFVLNGATLGTTWVLLQRFENLNGWTFWEIVFLYNLWLLGHSFRSIFFRQISLLDDYIVQGTFDGFLTRPASPLVQFLGREVHYLGVGDLLLSSSMLTLAYQKLGLHWSWSMFGWFALIVPASTAVEVSIVLILSTIAFKTARSQAIVNAATQFSFNLVQQYPLDMFGRSVRAIVTFILPFAFMNYYPSLLLLGKWDKVNHPALAYASPLVAVILCGLAYFAWRWGLRQYQSTGS